The Pristis pectinata isolate sPriPec2 chromosome 12, sPriPec2.1.pri, whole genome shotgun sequence DNA window cagcgggtccacaccggggagaggccgttcacctgctctgtgtGCGGGAAGGGCTTCACCCACTCCTCACACCTGGTCAGACACCGGCGAAGCCACACCGGCGAGAGGCCGTTCCCCTGCTCCGTGTGCGGAAAGGGCTTCACGCAGTCGTCCCACCTGCTGaaacaccagcgggttcacactgaTGAGAGGCCGTTCGGTTGCCCGGACTGTAGCAAGAGCTTCAAGAGCCCCGGGGAGGTGAGGATCCATCAGCAGACTCACACGGGCGAGAGGCCCTTCGGATGCTCTCACTGCGGCAAGTGCTTCGGGCAGTCGAGTGACCTGCTGAAACACCAGACcgtccacaccggggagaggcccttcacctgctctgagtgcagGAAAGGATTCACCCGCTCCTCCCACCTGCTGAAGCACCACTGCAGCCAGAGCGACGAGAGGTGCTTCAAGTGCTCCGAGTGCGGGAGAAGCTTCAAAAGGTACGCGGAGAGAATGAAGCACCAGCTGAtgcacaccggggagaggccgttcagcTGTGCCGTGTGTGGGAGGGGATACACACAGGCCTTCCTCCTGCTGAGGCACCAGCGAGCTCACAAGTGACCGCAGGGGTTAACTTGCACTGCTGTTGCCACGGTTAGTGACGTCCAGCGCTGAACCGCGCCCAGTGCAAGAGCTGGAGTTTGTTCACAGTGACAATCGCTGGAGGCGGCTGGTGCTTAATGTCATGGGTGTTGGTCAAATAAATTTTCTTCAGAGCACATTTTGTGAATTATTAACTGTTTCACATTGCTCAGAGTTGGTGGGTGCCCCTGTAAGGACCAAAATTTGTGAGCCCTCCATTTCGTTTAATcagctgcattttcttttctaataAAATCCTCCAGTTAAAAATGAATCTTAATATTAAAAAATTCTACCGTCGACATTAAACATTGAGAATAGAAACAggacaaggccatttggcccttcgagcctgctgtaccattcaataCGAACACAGCTGATCATCCAAACCCTTGCTCCGGCTCTCTTCTCCCATCTACCTTGATCGTGgggcgaaggacctgttcctgtgctgtactgttctatggattCGACAGGAGGGGTTCTCAGCAAACAGACTGCAGCACAAGGCTGGGGCcttgttgatgagaatgcagtggGGTTCCATCAGCCGTTCCCACCAATAACTGGGAGGTATTCAGGCAAAACAGCAGTTCAACCTGGcggcacaaacattgaattctccaacttccggtaaatgctccccctctgtcccttttctctcctcctgatccacctggcccccaccaccaccaccaccaccaccaccaccacgtctctccctctcccccaccctctccatctgcctgttGTCCACACAGtggttcccctcccctctgccctccccacctccctccctcgattCTATGCTCAACCGTCCTCTCCtgtcaaattccatcatcttcagtcctttggcacttccaccgatcacctcccagcttctgacgctgttcccgtctcccccctccctcatctgcctatcaaccctgGATCCACCTCTttgccccacccttccctccacctttttattctggctctctcccctctatctttgagtccagatgaagggtctcgacctgaaatgtcgactgtccattatcaacccccccctcaccaccaccaccatagatgctgcctgacctgggttcctccagcgttttgtgttgctccagatttccagcatctgcagaatctctttggTCTCCAAAGCGGTAAATCTGTTCGCAGACGGCCATTGAGTGTCCTCCCTCCAACTGAATCCGACCCGCCTTGCGATAATTCATTGCGAGACAGTCTCGTTCGATGTTTGTCAGGCTCCCAGCTGTTGCGCAGTCACCTGACAGTTCGCCCACAGAACTCGAGGTGCGGTTTCCGGAGGCAAGGTTTGGCACCTCGGGTTTCACACCCACAGACACGTACCAATCCCTCAAAGCGAGGCTGTCTGCTGCTTGTGAGATTT harbors:
- the LOC127576370 gene encoding gastrula zinc finger protein XlCGF71.1-like, which translates into the protein GRGFNRPSTLERHKEHQVTQKPYQCGDCGKGFNYPSQLEVHRRTHTGERPFPCTVCKKGFAQSSALLTHQRVHTGERPFTCSVCGKGFTHSSHLVRHRRSHTGERPFPCSVCGKGFTQSSHLLKHQRVHTDERPFGCPDCSKSFKSPGEVRIHQQTHTGERPFGCSHCGKCFGQSSDLLKHQTVHTGERPFTCSECRKGFTRSSHLLKHHCSQSDERCFKCSECGRSFKRYAERMKHQLMHTGERPFSCAVCGRGYTQAFLLLRHQRAHK